A region of the Thermus sp. LT1-2-5 genome:
CTACGACATCGGCCTCTCCACGGTCTACCTAAACCTGAACATGTTGCGCAACCATGGCCTTATCCACGAGTTCAAGGACCCTAGGGGCTACACCCGCTACGACGGCTACAACGAGCCCCACGTGCACCTGGTCTGCACCTCTTGCGGTAAGGTGGAAGACCTCCTTTTGAAGAATCTTCCCGAGCTGGACCTCGAGCCCGCCCTCAAGGCGGCGGCCGAACGCACGGGCTGGGCCCTGGAAGGCTTCCGCCTGGAATTTAGGGGGAAATGCCCCGACTGCCAGGGCTAAGGGGGATTACCTAAGGGCCCGGGGGTTCCCCCGGGCCCCTTTTTACCCTTGGGCCAAGGACTCGGCCAGGCGCAGAATGGTGCGCACGCCAAAACCTGTTCCCCCTTCCGGCCCCAGGGCGTGGGCCCTGCGGGCAAAGGCCGGCCCTGCGATGTCCAGGTGCACCAGGGGCACGGTGACGAACTCCGCCAGGAAGAGGGCGGCGGTGATGGCGCCCCCGTTGCGGTCCCCCACGTTCTTCAGGTCGGCCACGGCGCTTTTGAGCTTCTCGCGGTAGGACCGTTCCAAGGGCATGGGCCAGACCTTTTCCCCAGCCTCCTCCGCCGCCCGGCGCACCTTTTCCCCAAAGCCCTCCTCCGTGGCGAAAAACGCCGCCACCTCCTCCCCCAAAGCCACCACCGCCGAGCCCGTGAGGGTGGAAAGCTCCAGGATGCGCTCGGCCCCTTGGCGCTCGGCGAAGGCCAAGGCGTCCGCCAGGGTGAGGCGGCCCTCGGCGTCG
Encoded here:
- a CDS encoding Fur family transcriptional regulator; amino-acid sequence: MPRTKEKENYRARLKAVGLRHTLPRERILSFLDRKNVHPTPEELYQGLKKRGYDIGLSTVYLNLNMLRNHGLIHEFKDPRGYTRYDGYNEPHVHLVCTSCGKVEDLLLKNLPELDLEPALKAAAERTGWALEGFRLEFRGKCPDCQG